The sequence AATCATCCCACCCTGGGGCGATACTCTCATCCCAGCTAAGGCTGGCAAACTGCCGGTCGATGACGGCCCGTATCACATCCTCGTCCGTACCCATTCCGTTCGCCATGATCCGCTCCTTCCGTTCGGCTCCCTGCACCGGAGATTGGCATGCGGCACTTGTCCGATCGAATTGCAGCCCATCAGCTTCATAACCCGCACGATCTCGATCCGCATCTGTTGAGCGCCGCGCTATGCCAAAGGACGGGTTGCCGAACGCTCGCATAGGGGTAAAAAGGGGCGCCTGAAGCGCCCCTTCCGGTCGAGCCATGGTCGCTACATGACCCATCTTATGCGAAAAATACTGACCGTCATCATGGCAACCTCGCTCCTGAGCTGGGCGCCGGCAGCCGTCTCAGCTGCCGAGCGGGCCAGTTGGACAATCGTGCTACGTCCGGCAGATTTCGTGGTCGGCGACGCGCTTGGACAATTGCATACGCGTCGACAATGGATGACTGGATTCGACGAACGGTCCGGCGCGTTCGAGATTGCTCTGCGCAGGAAGGCAATCGCGATTTCGGCGCCGCGCTGTCGGATGGACTATCTGATTTTGACGATCCCCGTTTATTACCCTGAAAATCCGAAGCAGGCATCCGTCCGCGAGCGTCGCGCAGTCTATGATGCTCTCGTCGCACTGCAGACGAAGGGCAAAGGCAGCGCAACTGTTGGCGTTGAAGCGCCTGAGCCTCTCGCTCGCCTGGGAAAACGAGGTATCGAGCTTCTTGCCTGCAATCTGTACTTTGCCTTTCCAATATCGGTGCAAGTGTCGACGCAGTGAGCTGGTGCCGGCTTCAGTCTCCTGGAGGCCTCTGCGCGAGAACGAAGACCAACCGACGTCCCGGCTGGCGCGCGCAGAGAGCAGCGCGTCGCGTGAATCCGCTTCGACGCGACGCGCTTTAGGACTTACATGCCGAGGCCGGAACGAAGCTCGGCCTTGGCCACTTCATATTCGGCCTTGAAGTCGTCCCGGTTGAGCAGGATAGCAGCAATGACGCTGCCGGAAATCTTGCCCATCTCGACGTCGGACGCATAGTGGATACCGCCAACCTCACGGTTGTGAGCGTATTCGGCCGCGCGGGCCATGATCTCGGCACGCTTCTCCGGAACCATATCGGCCAGAATGATGCCCATCATGGTGCCGACGGTGGCGTGACCGGACGGCCATGAGCCGGAGCTCGACAGCTTGACCGCCGGCTTGACGAGATCGCTGAGCTGGTGCGGACGCGGGCGCTTCCAGACATCCTTTGCCGGATCGACGACGGCGCCTTCGGTCTCGACCACGCGATCGAAAAAGGCGCTGAACTTCGGCAGCTTCTCCTTGGTGAAATTCGGCCCCATCACATTGGCGAAGCGCCAGACATTCTCCTCCGCATCGGCAACCGCACTGGCCACCATCTCGGGCGTGCGGGTCACCTGCAGTGTCAGCACCTCGCCGAGTTCGGCCTTGGTCTGCGCCGAATCGTTGGCCGGCGGCGGCGGCAGGATCATCGTCAGGTCGATGTCCTTGTTGGTGACGAAGGGTTTTGCGTCTTCCGCCTGTGCGGCCGAGCCGATGACCAGAAGCAGCAGACCAGCCGCCAGCGATGCGTATTTCTTCATGGGTGCGATCCTTTGTTCTGAATGACGCAGGATCGCTATGGGCGATGACGGCCATGTGACATCACCGCCTCCGGAAATACAAAAGGGCGCCTCAAGGCGCCCTTTTGTGATCGTATTGGCTTCAGAACGGCTCAAGGCCTCTAGAGATTCAGGTCAGGCCGAGTCGAAAACGATGGTTTCCGAGAACCGGAGCGGAGCGTACTTAAAGTACGTGAGCACCGGAAGCGCAGGAAGCCATTGTTTGCAGACCGGCCTCACCTGAATATCGGCAGGCCCTAGTGCGCCACGCCTTCCCACACCTTGCGCTTGACCAGATAGACCAGCGCACCGAACACCAGGAGGAAAAACAGCACGTTGATGCCGGTATGCTTGCGGGCTTCCATGTGCGGCTCGGCCGCCCACATCAGGAAGGCAGCCACGTCGCGGGAATACTGGTCGACCGTCTGCGGTGCACCGTCATCATAGGTCACCTGGCCGTCGGAGAGCGGCTTGGGCATTTTCAGCGACACGCCGGACATGAAGTACGGGTTGTAGTGCGTACCCTCGGGGATGACCATGCCGGCCGGCGGCGTCTGGTCGTAGCCGGTCAGCAGCGAATGGATGTAGTCGGGACCGCCGGCATCATACTGGGTGAAGATGTCGAAGACGAATTGCGGAAAGCCGCGCTCGACACCGCGCGCCTTGGCCAGCAGCGACATGTCGGGCGGTGCCGCACCGCCATTGGCGGCCGCGGCGGCCTCTACATTGGCGAACGGCGCCGGGAAATAGTCCGACGGCTTGCCGGGACGGTCGAACATCTCGCCGGCATCATTGGGGCCGTCATGGATGGTGTAGGTGGCTGCCAAAGACTTGATCTGCGCATCCGAATAGCCAAGGCCCGTTGGGCCTTCCAGCGTGCGGAACGCCACCAAATTCATCGAATGGCAGGCCGAGCAGACTTCCTTGTAGACCTTCAGGCCGCGCTGCAGCTGGCCCTTGTCATAGGTACCGATCGGACCGGTGAAGCTCCAGCTCATTTCCTTCGGCTCGTTGATCGGGAAATGCGTGGGTGCTGCCGCGTTGTGCGCCTCTTCGGCCGCGAAGGCGGCGGTGCCGGCGGCCACAAGGCCGATCAGCGCCAGCGAGGTGAGAATCTTTTTCATGCCAAATCCCCTTAGATTCTCTACCGCTCAGCCCTTGGTCTCTGGCGCGGCCGTGGCGCCCGCCGGATGCCCGCTGCCACCCTTGTTCTTTTCGAGCACCGCCTCGGTGATCGAGTTCGGCAGCCTGCGCGGCGTCTCGATCAGGCCAAGCACCGGCAGTACGATCAGGAAGAAGGCAAAGTAGAACAGCGTCGCCGCTTGAGCGTAGCCAACGTAGTTGCCCGTGAACTCACCTATCAGGAGGGTCAACAGACCGCCGCCTTCCGCCGGCTGCGAGCCCAGCCAGCCGAGCAGGATGGCATCGGCCACGAACAGCCAGAAGAACAGCTTGTACCAGGGCCGGTAGACCGCCGAGCGCACCTTGGAGGTGTCGAGCCACGGCACCAGGAACAGCATGACGATGGCGCCGAACATGCACAGCACGCCGCCGAGCTTGGAATTGATCGGCCCGATGTTGAAGGTGATGGCCCGCAGGATCGCGTAGAACGGCAGGAAGTACCACTCCGGCACGATGTGGGCCGGCGTCTTCAGCGGGTTGGCGACGATGTAATTGTCGGGATGGCCGAGATAGTTCGGCAGGAAGAAGATGAAATAGGCGAAGATGAACAGGAACACGATCATGCCGAACGCGTCCTTGATGGTCGCGTAAGGGGTAAAGGCGACGGTGTCGGTCTTCGACTTGACCTCGATGCCGGTCGGGTTCGACTGGCCGACGACATGCAGCGCCCACACGTGCAGCACGACGACGCCGGCAATCATGAACGGCAAGAGATAGTGCAGCGCGAAGAAGCGGTTCAGCGTCGGGTCGTCGACGGAGAAGCCGCCGAGCAGCAGCTGCTGGATCCAGTTGCCGACCAGCGGAATGGCACTGAAGAAGCCGGTGATGACGGTGGCGCCCCAGAAGCTCATCTGCCCCCATGGCAGCACGTAGCCCATGAAGCCGGTCGCCATCATCAGGAGGTAGATGATGCAGCCGAGGATCCAGAGCAGCTCGCGCGGCGCCTTGTAGGAACCGTAATAGAGGCCACGGAAGATGTGGAGATAGACGGCGATGAAGAAGAACGAGGCGCCGTTGGCATGCATGTAGCGCAACAGCCAGCCGGAATTGACGTCGCGCATGATCTTCTCGACCGAACCGAAGGCGAGATTGGTGTCGGACGTGTAGTGCATGGCCAGCACGATGCCGGTCAGGATCTGCGAAACCAGCATGATCGCCAGGATGCCGCCGAAGGTCCACATGTAGTTGAGGTTGCGCGGCACCGGATAGGCGATGAAGCTGTCATAGACCATCCTGGGCAGCGGCATGCGGGCGTCGAACCAGCGTTCGATACCGGTTTTGGGCGTGTAGGTCGAGTGTCCCTCGCTCATCGAAATATCCCCCTGCCTCAACCGATAAGGATCTTGGTATCGGAAATGAATTTGAATACCGGCACAGCCATGTTCTCGGGCGCCGGGCCTTTGCGGATGCGGCCGGCGGTGTCGTATTGCGAACCATGGCACGGGCAGAACCAGCCGCCGAAATCGCCTTCCTGGCCGAGCGGAATGCAGCCGAGGTGCGTGCAGACCTGAACCATCACCATCCAGGCTTCCTTGCCGGGCGTGGTGCGGTTGGCGTCGGTCGCCGGCGCGTCGGCCGGCAGATTGGCGTTGCGGGCGATCGGATCCTTCAGGTCGGAAAGGTTGACGGCCTCGCCGTCCTTCATTTCCTTTTCGGTGCGGTTGCGCACCACAACCGGCTTGCCGCGCCACTTGACGATCAGCGACATGCCCGGCGTCAGCGAGGCGACATCGACTTCAACCGAGGCGAGCGCCAGCGTCGAGGCATCGGGACGCATCTGGTCGATGAACGGCCAGGCGACGGCACCGGCGCCGACCACGGCGGCCATGCCCGTGGCGACATAAAGAAAATCTCGACGATTGGGATCGTGGATGTCGGTTGCGCTCACGGGTGCCTGATCCTTTCGCCTCTTCCGCGCCGGTGGCCGAGCCTTGTTCCCCGCTCAATCACGCCAACCCGACAGCGCATGGCGAACAGGCTAGCGAATTCCTCCGGCATTTGGACTTCGGTTTATGCGTGAAGCCCGTTTTTGTCCAGACGGGTCAAGGCACAAGGGCAGATTGTCGCGGGGACAAAATCCCCTATTGCCCGGCGGGACGGCGAACGGCCGCAAAAGGCGGCTAAACAGCCGGGAAATATCAGCAAAATCCAAGGCCCTGGCTTGCCTCGACAGAGGGCGCCGGTGTGATCTATCTTCCCAGGCATGGCACACGTCATAGACCGTGAGGAATGGGCTGTTCGCTCCGACCATTGGAAGGGCGAACTGCAATGCGGCGCCTACGGTTCCAACTCCTGCCTGATCTTCAACTACCTGCCTGATGAAGGCGGCGGCCCGCGGCTGCACGCCCACCCTTACGCCGAGATCTTCATCATCCGCCAGGGCACCGGCCTGTTCACCGTCGGCGACAAGGAAATCGAGGCTTCCGCCGGCCAGATTGTCATCGTGCCGCCCCATACGCCGCACAAATTCACCAATCTCGGTCCGGGTCCGCTGGAAACGACCGACATCCACGAGAACGGCACGTTCATCACAAAGTGGCTGGAGTGACCCCTATTTGGCGCCAAGCCTGACCAGCACAGCCCTGGGTATGTCATACTCGCGGATGACGCCATCGTGTTTGCGCAAGCCACACAACTCGCGCTGGATGAAATAGCCGTGCACCGCCTCGGCGGCCGCCTTGAGAAGCTTGGGGCGCAACTGCTCGTCGCCATTGGCGCGCAACCTGGCCAGCGTTTCCTCGACGCGCTGGCCGGCGCGGCCGAGGGCCGCCGCCTTCTCGGCCAGGATTTCATGGCCAAGCGCGTCGAAGGCTGCTTCAGCGGCCGGAGAGCCGGCGAGATGAGCTGGCGGACGCAAGGACATTTCAGCCCCCTTTTTCGAACGACATGCGATGGGTGACGAATTCTTCACCCAACACCGGCTGAAAGCCAAGCCTTTCATAGAAACCGAAAGCTTCTGGTGGCGCGCGAGTGTTCAACACGGTGAAATAGCAGCGTGCCCGATCGATGACGGTCTCGACCAGCATGCGGCCAAGGCCGGCGCGGCGGTAAGGTGCGCTGACGAACAGGTGCCGGACCCGCCCCTGGTCCCTGCCCTCGACATAAGGATCGATGTTCAACCCGCACACGCCGGCGAGTTCCCGGCCATGCCATGCCCCGAATAAGGCCTCGCCCCGTTTCCGGAACTTGTTGCCGCCGCTTGCCCAGCCATCCGCCAGGCGCACCAGCATCCAGTAGCCCTCCAACCGGCTCTCGTCCTTCAACCGGTCGAAGGCCGGCGTGGTTGGCCGGAGCCGCTTGAGCACATAGCCGACCTCCGGGCCGACCTCTGGCGATCCACCCATGCGCCTACTCCGCCGGCCGCGTCTCTTCGAGCACGCTTTCCTCGTGATAGAGGAAGCCGCCCGACTGCCGCTTCCACAGCCGCGCATAGAGCCCATCGAGCGCCACCAACTCGTCATGCGTGCCTTGCTCGACGATTCGCCCGCCGTCCAGCACCACCAGGCGGTCGAGCGCGGCGATCGTCGACAGCCGGTGGGCGATGGCGATCACCGTCTTGTTCTCCATCAGCCTGGTGAGGTTCTCCTGGATCGCCGCCTCGATGTCGGAATCGAGCGCCGAGGTCGCCTCGTCGAGGATCAGGATCGGCGCGTCCTTGAGGAAGACGCGAGCGATCGCCACGCGCTGGCGCTGGCCGCCCGACAGTTTCACGCCGCGCTCGCCGACAAAGGCTTCGTAGCCGGCACGATCCCTGTTGTCGCGCAGGCCCAGGATGAAGTCGTGCGCCTCGGCCTTCTTGGCCGCCACGATCACCTCGGCGTCGGTCGCGTCGGGCATGCCGAGCTTGATGTTGTCGCGCAGCGAACGGTGGAACAGGGCGGTGTCCTGGCTGACGACGCCGATATTGGCGCGCAGTGAATTCTGCGTCACCTCAGCAACGTTCTGGCCATCGATGGTGATCGACCCGCCCTCCAGGTCGTAGAGCCGCAGGATCAGATTGGCGAGCGTCGTCTTGCCCGCGCCCGATGGCCCGACCAGCCCGACCTTCTCGCCCGGCTTGACGACAAGGTCGATGCCGTTCAGCACACCGAACCTCTTGCCGTAGTGGAACTCGACGCCCTTCACGTCAATGCGCCCGCCGGCGACGACCAACTCCCTGGCATCGGGCGCGTCGATGAGGCCGAGCGGCTGCGAGATCAGCGCCTTGGAGTTTTCCAGCACGCCGAGATTTCGCAAGATGCCGTTGAGCTGCATCATCACCCGGCCAAGCAGCATGTTGAGCCGCAGCACCAGCGACAGCGTGAAGGCGACCGCGCCGACAGTGATCGAGCCCTCGACCCAGAGATAAACGGCAAAACAGCCGATCGTCGTGATCATGATACCCGACAGCGTCGTCAGCGCCATGCGCACGCCGGTGAGCCTGCGTGTGAACGGGCGCAGCGCGTCGAGATAGATGTCGAAGCCGTTCCTGATGTAATGGTCGTCGCCGTCGGCCGAGAACAGTTTCAGCGTCTGCACGTTGGAATAGGAATCGACGATGCGGCCA is a genomic window of Mesorhizobium huakuii containing:
- a CDS encoding GNAT family N-acetyltransferase, whose product is MGGSPEVGPEVGYVLKRLRPTTPAFDRLKDESRLEGYWMLVRLADGWASGGNKFRKRGEALFGAWHGRELAGVCGLNIDPYVEGRDQGRVRHLFVSAPYRRAGLGRMLVETVIDRARCYFTVLNTRAPPEAFGFYERLGFQPVLGEEFVTHRMSFEKGG
- a CDS encoding cupin domain-containing protein — its product is MAHVIDREEWAVRSDHWKGELQCGAYGSNSCLIFNYLPDEGGGPRLHAHPYAEIFIIRQGTGLFTVGDKEIEASAGQIVIVPPHTPHKFTNLGPGPLETTDIHENGTFITKWLE
- a CDS encoding cytochrome c1, whose translation is MKKILTSLALIGLVAAGTAAFAAEEAHNAAAPTHFPINEPKEMSWSFTGPIGTYDKGQLQRGLKVYKEVCSACHSMNLVAFRTLEGPTGLGYSDAQIKSLAATYTIHDGPNDAGEMFDRPGKPSDYFPAPFANVEAAAAANGGAAPPDMSLLAKARGVERGFPQFVFDIFTQYDAGGPDYIHSLLTGYDQTPPAGMVIPEGTHYNPYFMSGVSLKMPKPLSDGQVTYDDGAPQTVDQYSRDVAAFLMWAAEPHMEARKHTGINVLFFLLVFGALVYLVKRKVWEGVAH
- the petA gene encoding ubiquinol-cytochrome c reductase iron-sulfur subunit, yielding MAAVVGAGAVAWPFIDQMRPDASTLALASVEVDVASLTPGMSLIVKWRGKPVVVRNRTEKEMKDGEAVNLSDLKDPIARNANLPADAPATDANRTTPGKEAWMVMVQVCTHLGCIPLGQEGDFGGWFCPCHGSQYDTAGRIRKGPAPENMAVPVFKFISDTKILIG
- a CDS encoding DUF6665 family protein, with protein sequence MSLRPPAHLAGSPAAEAAFDALGHEILAEKAAALGRAGQRVEETLARLRANGDEQLRPKLLKAAAEAVHGYFIQRELCGLRKHDGVIREYDIPRAVLVRLGAK
- a CDS encoding cytochrome b, which codes for MSEGHSTYTPKTGIERWFDARMPLPRMVYDSFIAYPVPRNLNYMWTFGGILAIMLVSQILTGIVLAMHYTSDTNLAFGSVEKIMRDVNSGWLLRYMHANGASFFFIAVYLHIFRGLYYGSYKAPRELLWILGCIIYLLMMATGFMGYVLPWGQMSFWGATVITGFFSAIPLVGNWIQQLLLGGFSVDDPTLNRFFALHYLLPFMIAGVVVLHVWALHVVGQSNPTGIEVKSKTDTVAFTPYATIKDAFGMIVFLFIFAYFIFFLPNYLGHPDNYIVANPLKTPAHIVPEWYFLPFYAILRAITFNIGPINSKLGGVLCMFGAIVMLFLVPWLDTSKVRSAVYRPWYKLFFWLFVADAILLGWLGSQPAEGGGLLTLLIGEFTGNYVGYAQAATLFYFAFFLIVLPVLGLIETPRRLPNSITEAVLEKNKGGSGHPAGATAAPETKG
- a CDS encoding ABC transporter ATP-binding protein — its product is MMTAVYRWFENWVFPFREPANLRPPSSVGGFLWHYVGQAKFAFFAMLVIGGIAPLVEAGLFYFVGRLVDILDQLPGERSWHALWTAAGPELVFMIAVVLVIRTIVVGLSALVDEQTITPGFYNLVRWQAHRHVSRQSYAFFQNDFAGRIATKVWQAGQATGDLMESFIEVIWFMLIYTVTTLALVASLDLRLAVLVVIWIAAFGWLAKLYLPAIRKHAEATAEAGSMINGRIVDSYSNVQTLKLFSADGDDHYIRNGFDIYLDALRPFTRRLTGVRMALTTLSGIMITTIGCFAVYLWVEGSITVGAVAFTLSLVLRLNMLLGRVMMQLNGILRNLGVLENSKALISQPLGLIDAPDARELVVAGGRIDVKGVEFHYGKRFGVLNGIDLVVKPGEKVGLVGPSGAGKTTLANLILRLYDLEGGSITIDGQNVAEVTQNSLRANIGVVSQDTALFHRSLRDNIKLGMPDATDAEVIVAAKKAEAHDFILGLRDNRDRAGYEAFVGERGVKLSGGQRQRVAIARVFLKDAPILILDEATSALDSDIEAAIQENLTRLMENKTVIAIAHRLSTIAALDRLVVLDGGRIVEQGTHDELVALDGLYARLWKRQSGGFLYHEESVLEETRPAE
- a CDS encoding acid phosphatase, with translation MKKYASLAAGLLLLVIGSAAQAEDAKPFVTNKDIDLTMILPPPPANDSAQTKAELGEVLTLQVTRTPEMVASAVADAEENVWRFANVMGPNFTKEKLPKFSAFFDRVVETEGAVVDPAKDVWKRPRPHQLSDLVKPAVKLSSSGSWPSGHATVGTMMGIILADMVPEKRAEIMARAAEYAHNREVGGIHYASDVEMGKISGSVIAAILLNRDDFKAEYEVAKAELRSGLGM